TTGTCATTGGAACAAGCAGACAGGGAAATCTTAAAGTATTTGAAAGTGAAAATTTTTATCCTGTAGCTTTAGATCTTACCAATCTGGAAAGTATTGAAACGGCTCAGAAAACAATCCTAGAGAAATTTCCGCAAATGGATATTCTTATTAATAATGCGGGAGTTGGACCTGATTTAGGAAGCCAAAAGCCGGACAGAAAGTCGTTTGCCCAAACTTTTGAAGTCAATGTTTCCGGTACGGTTTTCTTTACTGAACCTATAATTAAACTCATTCCTCAAAATGGAAAAATTATCAATATCTCCTCAAGAATGGGTTCGATGGATGAGTGCGAAACTTCTGACTCGATTGCGTATCGAATGTCGAAAAGTGCGCTTAATATGTACACTAAAATATTAACCAACCGATTGAAAGGGAAAATAAAAGTAGCCTCCGTTCATCCGGGTTGGGTAAAAACAACCATTCGGGAAAGCAATTTGGTTAATGGTACTTTGACTCCGGAAGAATCTGCAGCAAGGATTTTCAGTTTTATCAAAAGTGATTTTGAAAGCGGTATGTTTTGGAATGCTGAAAAGGAAGGGAAGATTTTATGGTAGAGTGAATTAGAAATATGCAGACTCATTTAAGGTATGCCTAATTGTATGCCTTTTTTCTCCAATATTTCAAGAATTAGGAACTTCATAGCAATAAAAAACAAAATCCCTCAAAACCTTCACTAAACCCCACAAAAAAAGAGAATCATTAAAATGATTCTCTTTGCTTAGTAGCGGAGACACGACTCGAACGTGCGACCTCCGGGTTATGAGCCCGACGAGCTACCTACTGCTCTACCCCGCGTTATTATGGTGCAAATATACAAATATTATTTTAAATCTCTTGATAAAATAGAATTGTAATCGTATAATTTAAAGACGCGAGTACTGGTAATTCTTTGTAGTCTGAATCTAAACTACTTACCTGAACCTCGTGATTTGTCTTCTTTCGAAATTTAAGTAATTCAAAGCGACTCATCATTAAGTAAAATATTAGATTCATCATTCTTCGCCAAGTTTGTCACTGATTGGAAATCCCCAAAACCCTCACTCAGCCCCACAAAAAAAAGAGAACCATTAAAATGATTCTCTTTACTTAGTAGCGGAGACACGACTCGAACGTGCGACCTCCGGGTTATGAGCCCGACGAGCTACCTACTGCTCTACCCCGCGTTATTGTGGTGCAAATATACAAATATTATGTAAACTACCAAAATTTTATTTGAAAATGTTTATTCAGCTATTTTTATTAAATTTGTATATGGCAAAAATTCTAAAAATATATCCCGACAATCCACAGGAAAATCTCATCGCAGAAGTAGTCAAGACACTCAAAAGCGGTGGGTTAATTATCTATCCTTCCGATACGGTTTACGCATTGGGCTGCAATATTTTTGATATTCGTGCGATGGAAAAACTGGCACAAATAAAAAAAATAAAATTAGAAAAAGCCCATTTCTCCATTATCTGCAACGACCTAAGTCACCTTTCGGAATTTTCCCGACCCATTGACACCAGTACGTTCAGGTATTTAAAGAATAATATTCCGGGGCCTTTCACCTTTATTTTAGAAGCCAACAAAAACCTTCCCCTCGCCTACAAAGGAAAAAAAACCGTGGGTATTCGCGTTCCCGATCATCCGATCCCGCAGTTGATCGTTCAGAAACTGGGCCACCCCATCGCCTCAACTTCCATAAAAGATGATGATGAGGTGATTGAATATTCTACAGATCCCGAATTGATTGCGGAGAAATACGACACCTTGGTTGATCTCGTTATCGATAGTGGATATGGCGACAATATAGCTTCCACCATCGTAGATTTAACGAGCGGTGAGCCCGAAATTATTCGTCAGGGAAAAGGGGAGATTTAATTTTTTGGGGGCGTCTTAATCCGCCCTCCGTTCCCGCTTTATTTTCTGCACTATGTTTCGCAAATAAGAGCTCCACTCAGGTCGGGACGCAGAGTGAGCTTCTTTCAAAACCCTATTTTAATAATGAAAATCCTTACTTCTCCGGCAAAATTGATGAATATCGAAAACTCCAGTCAGTTTTTAAAAACCACAGATCCTCATTTCATCCAGGAAGCCGAATTGATACAAACCACCTTAAAAAAGAAATCACCCAAATATCTATCCGATTTAATGGAGATTTCGACCAAACTCGCCGACGAAAACTGGCAGCGCAATCAACACTGGAAAGCGAATCCTTCCGCAAAAGAATCTGCACCTGCCTTAATGGCCTTCAGTGGTGAAGTTTATCGCGGACTTGATGCAAAATCTCTGGACGAGAAAGCCGTAAAATATCTGCAGAAAAACTTTCGAATGCTTTCCGGATTGTATGGATTGCTGAAACCTTCAGATAAAGTTATGCTCTACCGCCTTGAAATGGGACGTAAATTTAAATTCGAAGGCCATAAAAACCTTTATGAGTTTTGGAGTGAAAAAGTCACCGAACAACTCAACAGCGAACTTAAATCGAAAGACATCGTCTTGAATTTAGCCAGTAAAGAATATTTTAAAGTGATTGATAAAGACCGGCTGAAAGCTCCGGTTATTGATTTCGAGTTCTACGATTACAAAGACGATAAACTAAAAACGATCGTGGTTTATACGAAACATGCTCGTGGATTAGTCGCCCGTTATTGCGCACAAAATGAAGTAAAAACGTTAGATGAAGTAAAAGGTTTCAATTTGGAAAACTATCGCATCGACGAAAAACTTTCAACTGAAACAAAACTAGTTTTTACCCGGTAATTCAATTTGAAATAACCTAATTCTTTTTGCTGAGCAGAGCGCCTTTGCGACCGTAATTAAAAAGAATGTTGTATAAAACTTTGCGTCTTTGCGTTAAAAATTGTAAATATCAGATTAAGACCCATTAAATTAAAAATAAAAAAATGAATTATCATACCAGAAAGTGGATCAAACCGGAAGATCTGAATCCCAATCATACTTTATTCGGTGGAAGATTACTGCAATGGATCGACGAAGAAGCGGCACTTTATGCCATCGTGCAACTTGAAACACCCCGTTGTGTAACCAAATATATTTCGGAGATCAATTTTGTCAGTTCTGCTAAGCAAGGAGATATTATCGAGAT
This DNA window, taken from Kaistella carnis, encodes the following:
- a CDS encoding acyl-CoA thioesterase → MNYHTRKWIKPEDLNPNHTLFGGRLLQWIDEEAALYAIVQLETPRCVTKYISEINFVSSAKQGDIIEIGIEATDFGNTSITLRCEVRNMMTRQTIITIDKIIFVGVNMEGKPTKHGKTKIEFIADRLKGQEE
- the yaaA gene encoding peroxide stress protein YaaA, with protein sequence MKILTSPAKLMNIENSSQFLKTTDPHFIQEAELIQTTLKKKSPKYLSDLMEISTKLADENWQRNQHWKANPSAKESAPALMAFSGEVYRGLDAKSLDEKAVKYLQKNFRMLSGLYGLLKPSDKVMLYRLEMGRKFKFEGHKNLYEFWSEKVTEQLNSELKSKDIVLNLASKEYFKVIDKDRLKAPVIDFEFYDYKDDKLKTIVVYTKHARGLVARYCAQNEVKTLDEVKGFNLENYRIDEKLSTETKLVFTR
- a CDS encoding SDR family NAD(P)-dependent oxidoreductase produces the protein MKTGNNRKTVLITGVSKGIGKSLTKKMLADNYFVIGTSRQGNLKVFESENFYPVALDLTNLESIETAQKTILEKFPQMDILINNAGVGPDLGSQKPDRKSFAQTFEVNVSGTVFFTEPIIKLIPQNGKIINISSRMGSMDECETSDSIAYRMSKSALNMYTKILTNRLKGKIKVASVHPGWVKTTIRESNLVNGTLTPEESAARIFSFIKSDFESGMFWNAEKEGKILW
- a CDS encoding L-threonylcarbamoyladenylate synthase, with amino-acid sequence MAKILKIYPDNPQENLIAEVVKTLKSGGLIIYPSDTVYALGCNIFDIRAMEKLAQIKKIKLEKAHFSIICNDLSHLSEFSRPIDTSTFRYLKNNIPGPFTFILEANKNLPLAYKGKKTVGIRVPDHPIPQLIVQKLGHPIASTSIKDDDEVIEYSTDPELIAEKYDTLVDLVIDSGYGDNIASTIVDLTSGEPEIIRQGKGEI